In the Arachis ipaensis cultivar K30076 chromosome B10, Araip1.1, whole genome shotgun sequence genome, one interval contains:
- the LOC107621358 gene encoding protein NLP8 isoform X1: MEDQFFSEGEGIGYWTPPGAQFDGPSMIDNGIKNLVSEEKLDNLPDLMNFDNLAGWGNIPSVTDHNLDNGISSLASMPYSPPDAYSLVEQANDPYFMTKDCGNYNAIETSLGFDEKAVLQQLETQLGLSEDANDMNNINGSLQELSAADMGNCLVPRPFAWSLDEKMLRAMNLFKESVGDGILTQVWAPMKHGNDFILSTSEQPYLLDHMLAGYRDVSREFTFSAEDKPGSFPGLPGRVFMSQIPEWTSNVGYYNKSEYLRVEHAINHEVRGSIAVPIIDTLAEPPCCAVLELVTTKEKPDFDKELEIVSSALQLVNLRTTTSPRLMSQCLSNNKRAALTEIIDVLRAVCHAHSLPLALTWIPCYYSEGIGDEASRIRIKDGGKIPGEKTVLCIEESACYINDIVVGGFVHACVEHYLEEGQGVAGKALQLNRPFFYSDVKAYNISEYPLVHHARKYKLNAAVAVRLRSIHTNDDDYMIEFFLPVNMNGSQEQQLLLDNLSGTMQRMCQSLRTVSDAKLYGIEGSQVQFSKEEGSSFCSMSRGNSHMAPDGDHDSVQPMSVTNNETEAAHNQAMDGSRKQIEKKKSPVEKNVSLSVLQQYFSGSLKDAAKSLGVCPTTLKRICRQHGIARWPSRKINKVNHSLKKIQTVLDSVQGVEGGLKFDPYKGGFMPGGSSNQEINAHKSSLFWKKCSGKFPDPASKDAVTVSPASGSKDSKPIAMDDGGLRQEPFRVSILESSRCDIAYHSPNTLGEHHNPTTSSMSDSSNGSGSRKFENRKHLKAKSPCLDKGSKIIVKAAYKEDMIRFKFDPAAGCLQLYEQVATRFKLQIGSFQLKYLDDEEKWVMMVNDSDLEEFIEISDDLRTRAVKFLVSDLVV, from the exons ATGGAAGATCAGTTTTTCTCTGAGGGAGAGGGAATTGGGTATTGGACACCTCCTGGCGCTCAATTCGATGGACCAAGCATGATAGACAACGGAATAAAAAATCTTGTATCAGAGGAGAAGCTTGACAACCTCCCTGATCTCATGAACTTCGATAACCTTGCTGGTTGGGGTAATATTCCATCTGTGACTGATCATAATTTAGATAATGGAATTTCATCACTTGCCTCTATGCCGTATTCTCCACCTGATGCATATAGTTTAGTGGAACAGGCCAATGATCCATACTTTATGACAAAAGATTGTGGAAATTATAATGCTATTGAAACCTCCTTGGGTTTCGATGAGAAGGCTGTGTTACAGCAATTGGAGACCCAACTTGGGTTGTCAGAAGATGCAAATGATATGAATAACATAAATGGATCACTTCAAGAATTGAGTGCTGCTGACATGGGAAATTGCTTGGTGCCTAGACCATTTGCTTGGTCGCTTGATGAGAAAATGCTGAGGGCTATGAACTTGTTTAAGGAATCAGTTGGTGATGGAATATTGACACAAGTTTGGGCACCAATGAAGCATGGTAATGACTTCATCTTAAGCACAAGTGAGCAACCCTATTTGCTAGATCACATGCTAGCTGGATATCGAGACGTGTCGAGGGAATTTACCTTTTCTGCTGAAGACAAACCAGGGTCTTTTCCAGGGCTTCCCGGACGTGTGTTTATGTCCCAAATTCCTGAATGGACCTCCAATGTTGGGTACTACAATAAAAGTGAGTACCTGAGGGTGGAGCATGCAATTAATCACGAGGTTCGTGGATCAATTGCGGTTCCCATAATTGATACGCTCGCTGAACCACCTTGTTGTGCTGTACTAGAACTTGTCACTACAAAGGAAAAGCCTGATTTTGACAAAGAACTAGAAATTGTTAGCAGTGCACTCCAG CTTGTTAATTTAAGGACTACTACGTCTCCACGACTTATGTCCCAG TGTCTATCAAATAACAAAAGAGCAGCTTTAACAGAGATAATTGATGTGTTACGAGCTGTGTGTCATGCGCATAGTTTGCCACTGGCATTGACATGGATCCCCTGTTATTATAGTGAGGGGATAGGAGATGAAGCTTCAAGAATACGGATTAAAGATGGGGGTAAAATTCCTGGTGAAAAAACTGTACTATGCATTGAAGAATCAGCTTGCTATATAAATGATATTGTGGTAGGAGGATTTGTTCATGCATGTGTTGAACATTATCTCGAGGAAGGGCAAGGTGTAGCTGGGAAAGCGCTTCAATTAAATCGTCCATTCTTCTATTCCGATGTGAAGGCCTATAATATTAGTGAATATCCCCTTGTTCACCATGCGCGAAAATATAAGTTGAATGCTGCCGTTGCAGTCAGGCTAAGGAGTATTCATACCAATGATGATGATTACATGATAGAATTCTTTCTACCTGTCAATATGAATGGAAGTCAAGAACAGCAACTTTTATTAGACAATCTATCAGGTACTATGCAGAGAATGTGTCAGAGTTTGAGGACAGTATCGGATGCTAAATTATACGGGATAGAAGGTTCGCAAGTGCAGTTTTCAAAGGAAGAAGGCTCGAGTTTTTGCTCTATGTCTAGGGGAAACTCTCATATGGCGCCGGATGGTGACCATGATTCGGTCCAGCCTATGTCCGTGACAAACAATGAAACTGAAGCTGCTCATAACCAG GCAATGGATGGATCAAGAAAGCAgattgagaaaaagaaaagtcCAGTGGAGAAGAATGTTAGCTTGAGTGTTCTCCAGCAATACTTCTCCGGTAGTCTTAAAGATGCGGCTAAAAGCCTTGGTG TTTGCCCAACAACCCTGAAAAGGATATGCAGGCAACACGGAATTGCAAGATGGCCATCGCGCAAGATCAATAAAGTTAATCATtcgttaaaaaaaatacaaaccgTGCTTGACTCAGTCCAGGGTGTGGAAGGAGGACTGAAGTTTGATCCTTACAAAGGGGGATTTATGCCAGGAGGATCAAGCAACCAAGAAATTAATGCACATAAAAGTTCTCTCTTCTGGAAGAAATGTTCTGGAAAATTTCCTGATCCTGCATCAAAAGATGCAGTCACCGTATCTCCGGCATCTGGTAGCAAAG ATTCAAAACCAATAGCCATGGATGATGGTGGATTACGGCAGGAACCCTTTCGGGTTTCTATTTTGGAAAGTTCTAGGTGTGATATAGCCTATCACAGTCCAAACACCCTCGGCGAGCATCACAATCCCACTACTTCAAGCATGTCAGACTCGTCGAATGGCTCTGGCTCTCGGAA ATTTGAGAATCGGAAACATTTGAAAGCCAAATCACCTTGTCTTGATAAGGGATCAAAAATTATTGTCAAAGCTGCCTACAAAGAAGATATGATCCGTTTCAAGTTTGATCCTGCAGCTGGTTGTCTCCA
- the LOC107621358 gene encoding protein NLP2 isoform X5 — translation MEDQFFSEGEGIGYWTPPGAQFDGPSMIDNGIKNLVSEEKLDNLPDLMNFDNLAGWVEQANDPYFMTKDCGNYNAIETSLGFDEKAVLQQLETQLGLSEDANDMNNINGSLQELSAADMGNCLVPRPFAWSLDEKMLRAMNLFKESVGDGILTQVWAPMKHGNDFILSTSEQPYLLDHMLAGYRDVSREFTFSAEDKPGSFPGLPGRVFMSQIPEWTSNVGYYNKSEYLRVEHAINHEVRGSIAVPIIDTLAEPPCCAVLELVTTKEKPDFDKELEIVSSALQLVNLRTTTSPRLMSQCLSNNKRAALTEIIDVLRAVCHAHSLPLALTWIPCYYSEGIGDEASRIRIKDGGKIPGEKTVLCIEESACYINDIVVGGFVHACVEHYLEEGQGVAGKALQLNRPFFYSDVKAYNISEYPLVHHARKYKLNAAVAVRLRSIHTNDDDYMIEFFLPVNMNGSQEQQLLLDNLSGTMQRMCQSLRTVSDAKLYGIEGSQVQFSKEEGSHMAPDGDHDSVQPMSVTNNETEAAHNQAMDGSRKQIEKKKSPVEKNVSLSVLQQYFSGSLKDAAKSLGVCPTTLKRICRQHGIARWPSRKINKVNHSLKKIQTVLDSVQGVEGGLKFDPYKGGFMPGGSSNQEINAHKSSLFWKKCSGKFPDPASKDAVTVSPASGSKDSKPIAMDDGGLRQEPFRVSILESSRCDIAYHSPNTLGEHHNPTTSSMSDSSNGSGSRKFENRKHLKAKSPCLDKGSKIIVKAAYKEDMIRFKFDPAAGCLQLYEQVATRFKLQIGSFQLKYLDDEEKWVMMVNDSDLEEFIEISDDLRTRAVKFLVSDLVV, via the exons ATGGAAGATCAGTTTTTCTCTGAGGGAGAGGGAATTGGGTATTGGACACCTCCTGGCGCTCAATTCGATGGACCAAGCATGATAGACAACGGAATAAAAAATCTTGTATCAGAGGAGAAGCTTGACAACCTCCCTGATCTCATGAACTTCGATAACCTTGCTGGTTGGG TGGAACAGGCCAATGATCCATACTTTATGACAAAAGATTGTGGAAATTATAATGCTATTGAAACCTCCTTGGGTTTCGATGAGAAGGCTGTGTTACAGCAATTGGAGACCCAACTTGGGTTGTCAGAAGATGCAAATGATATGAATAACATAAATGGATCACTTCAAGAATTGAGTGCTGCTGACATGGGAAATTGCTTGGTGCCTAGACCATTTGCTTGGTCGCTTGATGAGAAAATGCTGAGGGCTATGAACTTGTTTAAGGAATCAGTTGGTGATGGAATATTGACACAAGTTTGGGCACCAATGAAGCATGGTAATGACTTCATCTTAAGCACAAGTGAGCAACCCTATTTGCTAGATCACATGCTAGCTGGATATCGAGACGTGTCGAGGGAATTTACCTTTTCTGCTGAAGACAAACCAGGGTCTTTTCCAGGGCTTCCCGGACGTGTGTTTATGTCCCAAATTCCTGAATGGACCTCCAATGTTGGGTACTACAATAAAAGTGAGTACCTGAGGGTGGAGCATGCAATTAATCACGAGGTTCGTGGATCAATTGCGGTTCCCATAATTGATACGCTCGCTGAACCACCTTGTTGTGCTGTACTAGAACTTGTCACTACAAAGGAAAAGCCTGATTTTGACAAAGAACTAGAAATTGTTAGCAGTGCACTCCAG CTTGTTAATTTAAGGACTACTACGTCTCCACGACTTATGTCCCAG TGTCTATCAAATAACAAAAGAGCAGCTTTAACAGAGATAATTGATGTGTTACGAGCTGTGTGTCATGCGCATAGTTTGCCACTGGCATTGACATGGATCCCCTGTTATTATAGTGAGGGGATAGGAGATGAAGCTTCAAGAATACGGATTAAAGATGGGGGTAAAATTCCTGGTGAAAAAACTGTACTATGCATTGAAGAATCAGCTTGCTATATAAATGATATTGTGGTAGGAGGATTTGTTCATGCATGTGTTGAACATTATCTCGAGGAAGGGCAAGGTGTAGCTGGGAAAGCGCTTCAATTAAATCGTCCATTCTTCTATTCCGATGTGAAGGCCTATAATATTAGTGAATATCCCCTTGTTCACCATGCGCGAAAATATAAGTTGAATGCTGCCGTTGCAGTCAGGCTAAGGAGTATTCATACCAATGATGATGATTACATGATAGAATTCTTTCTACCTGTCAATATGAATGGAAGTCAAGAACAGCAACTTTTATTAGACAATCTATCAGGTACTATGCAGAGAATGTGTCAGAGTTTGAGGACAGTATCGGATGCTAAATTATACGGGATAGAAGGTTCGCAAGTGCAGTTTTCAAAGGAAGAAGG CTCTCATATGGCGCCGGATGGTGACCATGATTCGGTCCAGCCTATGTCCGTGACAAACAATGAAACTGAAGCTGCTCATAACCAG GCAATGGATGGATCAAGAAAGCAgattgagaaaaagaaaagtcCAGTGGAGAAGAATGTTAGCTTGAGTGTTCTCCAGCAATACTTCTCCGGTAGTCTTAAAGATGCGGCTAAAAGCCTTGGTG TTTGCCCAACAACCCTGAAAAGGATATGCAGGCAACACGGAATTGCAAGATGGCCATCGCGCAAGATCAATAAAGTTAATCATtcgttaaaaaaaatacaaaccgTGCTTGACTCAGTCCAGGGTGTGGAAGGAGGACTGAAGTTTGATCCTTACAAAGGGGGATTTATGCCAGGAGGATCAAGCAACCAAGAAATTAATGCACATAAAAGTTCTCTCTTCTGGAAGAAATGTTCTGGAAAATTTCCTGATCCTGCATCAAAAGATGCAGTCACCGTATCTCCGGCATCTGGTAGCAAAG ATTCAAAACCAATAGCCATGGATGATGGTGGATTACGGCAGGAACCCTTTCGGGTTTCTATTTTGGAAAGTTCTAGGTGTGATATAGCCTATCACAGTCCAAACACCCTCGGCGAGCATCACAATCCCACTACTTCAAGCATGTCAGACTCGTCGAATGGCTCTGGCTCTCGGAA ATTTGAGAATCGGAAACATTTGAAAGCCAAATCACCTTGTCTTGATAAGGGATCAAAAATTATTGTCAAAGCTGCCTACAAAGAAGATATGATCCGTTTCAAGTTTGATCCTGCAGCTGGTTGTCTCCA
- the LOC107621358 gene encoding protein NLP8 isoform X3: MEDQFFSEGEGIGYWTPPGAQFDGPSMIDNGIKNLVSEEKLDNLPDLMNFDNLAGWGNIPSVTDHNLDNGISSLASMPYSPPDAYSLVEQANDPYFMTKDCGNYNAIETSLGFDEKAVLQQLETQLGLSEDANDMNNINGSLQELSAADMGNCLVPRPFAWSLDEKMLRAMNLFKESVGDGILTQVWAPMKHGNDFILSTSEQPYLLDHMLAGYRDVSREFTFSAEDKPGSFPGLPGRVFMSQIPEWTSNVGYYNKSEYLRVEHAINHEVRGSIAVPIIDTLAEPPCCAVLELVTTKEKPDFDKELEIVSSALQLVNLRTTTSPRLMSQCLSNNKRAALTEIIDVLRAVCHAHSLPLALTWIPCYYSEGIGDEASRIRIKDGGKIPGEKTVLCIEESACYINDIVVGGFVHACVEHYLEEGQGVAGKALQLNRPFFYSDVKAYNISEYPLVHHARKYKLNAAVAVRLRSIHTNDDDYMIEFFLPVNMNGSQEQQLLLDNLSGTMQRMCQSLRTVSDAKLYGIEGSQVQFSKEEGSSFCSMSRGNSHMAPDGDHDSVQPMSVTNNETEAAHNQAMDGSRKQIEKKKSPVEKNVSLSVLQQYFSGSLKDAAKSLGVCPTTLKRICRQHGIARWPSRKINKVNHSLKKIQTVLDSVQGVEGGLKFDPYKGGFMPGGSSNQEINAHKSSLFWKKCSGKFPDPASGSKDSKPIAMDDGGLRQEPFRVSILESSRCDIAYHSPNTLGEHHNPTTSSMSDSSNGSGSRKFENRKHLKAKSPCLDKGSKIIVKAAYKEDMIRFKFDPAAGCLQLYEQVATRFKLQIGSFQLKYLDDEEKWVMMVNDSDLEEFIEISDDLRTRAVKFLVSDLVV; encoded by the exons ATGGAAGATCAGTTTTTCTCTGAGGGAGAGGGAATTGGGTATTGGACACCTCCTGGCGCTCAATTCGATGGACCAAGCATGATAGACAACGGAATAAAAAATCTTGTATCAGAGGAGAAGCTTGACAACCTCCCTGATCTCATGAACTTCGATAACCTTGCTGGTTGGGGTAATATTCCATCTGTGACTGATCATAATTTAGATAATGGAATTTCATCACTTGCCTCTATGCCGTATTCTCCACCTGATGCATATAGTTTAGTGGAACAGGCCAATGATCCATACTTTATGACAAAAGATTGTGGAAATTATAATGCTATTGAAACCTCCTTGGGTTTCGATGAGAAGGCTGTGTTACAGCAATTGGAGACCCAACTTGGGTTGTCAGAAGATGCAAATGATATGAATAACATAAATGGATCACTTCAAGAATTGAGTGCTGCTGACATGGGAAATTGCTTGGTGCCTAGACCATTTGCTTGGTCGCTTGATGAGAAAATGCTGAGGGCTATGAACTTGTTTAAGGAATCAGTTGGTGATGGAATATTGACACAAGTTTGGGCACCAATGAAGCATGGTAATGACTTCATCTTAAGCACAAGTGAGCAACCCTATTTGCTAGATCACATGCTAGCTGGATATCGAGACGTGTCGAGGGAATTTACCTTTTCTGCTGAAGACAAACCAGGGTCTTTTCCAGGGCTTCCCGGACGTGTGTTTATGTCCCAAATTCCTGAATGGACCTCCAATGTTGGGTACTACAATAAAAGTGAGTACCTGAGGGTGGAGCATGCAATTAATCACGAGGTTCGTGGATCAATTGCGGTTCCCATAATTGATACGCTCGCTGAACCACCTTGTTGTGCTGTACTAGAACTTGTCACTACAAAGGAAAAGCCTGATTTTGACAAAGAACTAGAAATTGTTAGCAGTGCACTCCAG CTTGTTAATTTAAGGACTACTACGTCTCCACGACTTATGTCCCAG TGTCTATCAAATAACAAAAGAGCAGCTTTAACAGAGATAATTGATGTGTTACGAGCTGTGTGTCATGCGCATAGTTTGCCACTGGCATTGACATGGATCCCCTGTTATTATAGTGAGGGGATAGGAGATGAAGCTTCAAGAATACGGATTAAAGATGGGGGTAAAATTCCTGGTGAAAAAACTGTACTATGCATTGAAGAATCAGCTTGCTATATAAATGATATTGTGGTAGGAGGATTTGTTCATGCATGTGTTGAACATTATCTCGAGGAAGGGCAAGGTGTAGCTGGGAAAGCGCTTCAATTAAATCGTCCATTCTTCTATTCCGATGTGAAGGCCTATAATATTAGTGAATATCCCCTTGTTCACCATGCGCGAAAATATAAGTTGAATGCTGCCGTTGCAGTCAGGCTAAGGAGTATTCATACCAATGATGATGATTACATGATAGAATTCTTTCTACCTGTCAATATGAATGGAAGTCAAGAACAGCAACTTTTATTAGACAATCTATCAGGTACTATGCAGAGAATGTGTCAGAGTTTGAGGACAGTATCGGATGCTAAATTATACGGGATAGAAGGTTCGCAAGTGCAGTTTTCAAAGGAAGAAGGCTCGAGTTTTTGCTCTATGTCTAGGGGAAACTCTCATATGGCGCCGGATGGTGACCATGATTCGGTCCAGCCTATGTCCGTGACAAACAATGAAACTGAAGCTGCTCATAACCAG GCAATGGATGGATCAAGAAAGCAgattgagaaaaagaaaagtcCAGTGGAGAAGAATGTTAGCTTGAGTGTTCTCCAGCAATACTTCTCCGGTAGTCTTAAAGATGCGGCTAAAAGCCTTGGTG TTTGCCCAACAACCCTGAAAAGGATATGCAGGCAACACGGAATTGCAAGATGGCCATCGCGCAAGATCAATAAAGTTAATCATtcgttaaaaaaaatacaaaccgTGCTTGACTCAGTCCAGGGTGTGGAAGGAGGACTGAAGTTTGATCCTTACAAAGGGGGATTTATGCCAGGAGGATCAAGCAACCAAGAAATTAATGCACATAAAAGTTCTCTCTTCTGGAAGAAATGTTCTGGAAAATTTCCTGATCCT GCATCTGGTAGCAAAG ATTCAAAACCAATAGCCATGGATGATGGTGGATTACGGCAGGAACCCTTTCGGGTTTCTATTTTGGAAAGTTCTAGGTGTGATATAGCCTATCACAGTCCAAACACCCTCGGCGAGCATCACAATCCCACTACTTCAAGCATGTCAGACTCGTCGAATGGCTCTGGCTCTCGGAA ATTTGAGAATCGGAAACATTTGAAAGCCAAATCACCTTGTCTTGATAAGGGATCAAAAATTATTGTCAAAGCTGCCTACAAAGAAGATATGATCCGTTTCAAGTTTGATCCTGCAGCTGGTTGTCTCCA
- the LOC107621358 gene encoding protein NLP8 isoform X2 gives MEDQFFSEGEGIGYWTPPGAQFDGPSMIDNGIKNLVSEEKLDNLPDLMNFDNLAGWGNIPSVTDHNLDNGISSLASMPYSPPDAYSLVEQANDPYFMTKDCGNYNAIETSLGFDEKAVLQQLETQLGLSEDANDMNNINGSLQELSAADMGNCLVPRPFAWSLDEKMLRAMNLFKESVGDGILTQVWAPMKHGNDFILSTSEQPYLLDHMLAGYRDVSREFTFSAEDKPGSFPGLPGRVFMSQIPEWTSNVGYYNKSEYLRVEHAINHEVRGSIAVPIIDTLAEPPCCAVLELVTTKEKPDFDKELEIVSSALQLVNLRTTTSPRLMSQCLSNNKRAALTEIIDVLRAVCHAHSLPLALTWIPCYYSEGIGDEASRIRIKDGGKIPGEKTVLCIEESACYINDIVVGGFVHACVEHYLEEGQGVAGKALQLNRPFFYSDVKAYNISEYPLVHHARKYKLNAAVAVRLRSIHTNDDDYMIEFFLPVNMNGSQEQQLLLDNLSGTMQRMCQSLRTVSDAKLYGIEGSQVQFSKEEGSHMAPDGDHDSVQPMSVTNNETEAAHNQAMDGSRKQIEKKKSPVEKNVSLSVLQQYFSGSLKDAAKSLGVCPTTLKRICRQHGIARWPSRKINKVNHSLKKIQTVLDSVQGVEGGLKFDPYKGGFMPGGSSNQEINAHKSSLFWKKCSGKFPDPASKDAVTVSPASGSKDSKPIAMDDGGLRQEPFRVSILESSRCDIAYHSPNTLGEHHNPTTSSMSDSSNGSGSRKFENRKHLKAKSPCLDKGSKIIVKAAYKEDMIRFKFDPAAGCLQLYEQVATRFKLQIGSFQLKYLDDEEKWVMMVNDSDLEEFIEISDDLRTRAVKFLVSDLVV, from the exons ATGGAAGATCAGTTTTTCTCTGAGGGAGAGGGAATTGGGTATTGGACACCTCCTGGCGCTCAATTCGATGGACCAAGCATGATAGACAACGGAATAAAAAATCTTGTATCAGAGGAGAAGCTTGACAACCTCCCTGATCTCATGAACTTCGATAACCTTGCTGGTTGGGGTAATATTCCATCTGTGACTGATCATAATTTAGATAATGGAATTTCATCACTTGCCTCTATGCCGTATTCTCCACCTGATGCATATAGTTTAGTGGAACAGGCCAATGATCCATACTTTATGACAAAAGATTGTGGAAATTATAATGCTATTGAAACCTCCTTGGGTTTCGATGAGAAGGCTGTGTTACAGCAATTGGAGACCCAACTTGGGTTGTCAGAAGATGCAAATGATATGAATAACATAAATGGATCACTTCAAGAATTGAGTGCTGCTGACATGGGAAATTGCTTGGTGCCTAGACCATTTGCTTGGTCGCTTGATGAGAAAATGCTGAGGGCTATGAACTTGTTTAAGGAATCAGTTGGTGATGGAATATTGACACAAGTTTGGGCACCAATGAAGCATGGTAATGACTTCATCTTAAGCACAAGTGAGCAACCCTATTTGCTAGATCACATGCTAGCTGGATATCGAGACGTGTCGAGGGAATTTACCTTTTCTGCTGAAGACAAACCAGGGTCTTTTCCAGGGCTTCCCGGACGTGTGTTTATGTCCCAAATTCCTGAATGGACCTCCAATGTTGGGTACTACAATAAAAGTGAGTACCTGAGGGTGGAGCATGCAATTAATCACGAGGTTCGTGGATCAATTGCGGTTCCCATAATTGATACGCTCGCTGAACCACCTTGTTGTGCTGTACTAGAACTTGTCACTACAAAGGAAAAGCCTGATTTTGACAAAGAACTAGAAATTGTTAGCAGTGCACTCCAG CTTGTTAATTTAAGGACTACTACGTCTCCACGACTTATGTCCCAG TGTCTATCAAATAACAAAAGAGCAGCTTTAACAGAGATAATTGATGTGTTACGAGCTGTGTGTCATGCGCATAGTTTGCCACTGGCATTGACATGGATCCCCTGTTATTATAGTGAGGGGATAGGAGATGAAGCTTCAAGAATACGGATTAAAGATGGGGGTAAAATTCCTGGTGAAAAAACTGTACTATGCATTGAAGAATCAGCTTGCTATATAAATGATATTGTGGTAGGAGGATTTGTTCATGCATGTGTTGAACATTATCTCGAGGAAGGGCAAGGTGTAGCTGGGAAAGCGCTTCAATTAAATCGTCCATTCTTCTATTCCGATGTGAAGGCCTATAATATTAGTGAATATCCCCTTGTTCACCATGCGCGAAAATATAAGTTGAATGCTGCCGTTGCAGTCAGGCTAAGGAGTATTCATACCAATGATGATGATTACATGATAGAATTCTTTCTACCTGTCAATATGAATGGAAGTCAAGAACAGCAACTTTTATTAGACAATCTATCAGGTACTATGCAGAGAATGTGTCAGAGTTTGAGGACAGTATCGGATGCTAAATTATACGGGATAGAAGGTTCGCAAGTGCAGTTTTCAAAGGAAGAAGG CTCTCATATGGCGCCGGATGGTGACCATGATTCGGTCCAGCCTATGTCCGTGACAAACAATGAAACTGAAGCTGCTCATAACCAG GCAATGGATGGATCAAGAAAGCAgattgagaaaaagaaaagtcCAGTGGAGAAGAATGTTAGCTTGAGTGTTCTCCAGCAATACTTCTCCGGTAGTCTTAAAGATGCGGCTAAAAGCCTTGGTG TTTGCCCAACAACCCTGAAAAGGATATGCAGGCAACACGGAATTGCAAGATGGCCATCGCGCAAGATCAATAAAGTTAATCATtcgttaaaaaaaatacaaaccgTGCTTGACTCAGTCCAGGGTGTGGAAGGAGGACTGAAGTTTGATCCTTACAAAGGGGGATTTATGCCAGGAGGATCAAGCAACCAAGAAATTAATGCACATAAAAGTTCTCTCTTCTGGAAGAAATGTTCTGGAAAATTTCCTGATCCTGCATCAAAAGATGCAGTCACCGTATCTCCGGCATCTGGTAGCAAAG ATTCAAAACCAATAGCCATGGATGATGGTGGATTACGGCAGGAACCCTTTCGGGTTTCTATTTTGGAAAGTTCTAGGTGTGATATAGCCTATCACAGTCCAAACACCCTCGGCGAGCATCACAATCCCACTACTTCAAGCATGTCAGACTCGTCGAATGGCTCTGGCTCTCGGAA ATTTGAGAATCGGAAACATTTGAAAGCCAAATCACCTTGTCTTGATAAGGGATCAAAAATTATTGTCAAAGCTGCCTACAAAGAAGATATGATCCGTTTCAAGTTTGATCCTGCAGCTGGTTGTCTCCA